ACGATGTAGTAGATGCCCTCCTCGTCCAAGCTGCGCGACAGCCACTGGCCGAGGTTGGCCGGGTGAGTGGTCACCGAGTCGCCGACCTCCCGCCAGACCCGCTCGAACTCGGTCTCCAGACCGGACTTTATCTGCATCCGGAGCATCACCCGGAAGCGCTCGCCGGCCATCTCAGATCCCTCCGTCGACGTTCAGGGTCTCCCCGGTGATGTACGAGCTGAGATCACTGAGCAGGAACAGCGCCACCGCGGCGACCTCCGGGACGGTGCCCAGCCGGGCCAGCGCGGTCTTGCCCGAGTACATGTCGCGCAGCCCTTGGGCGCGCTCCGGCGGCATCGCGTCCATCGCCTCGGTCTCGATCACGCCCGGGGCGAGCACGTTGATCCGCAGGCCGCGGGCACCGTACTCCTTGGCCAGCGAGCGGCTGAGCCCGATCATCGCGGACTTCGCGGCGGTGTAGTGGGCGCGCAGCGGGATACCGGCGGCCGCCCCCCGGGAGCCGATGTTCACGATCGAGCCGCGCTCACCGAGCAGCGGCAGGCACTGCTGCACGACTCGGAACGCCGCGGTGAGGTTGGTGTCGAGCACCCGGTGCCACTCCTCGACGGCCAGGTCGGCGTACGGGATGTGGCTGATCACCCCGGCGTTGTTGACCACCCCGTCGAGCCGACCGAAACGCTCCCGGGCCTCGTCGGCGAGCCGGTCGACCTCGGTGACCTCGGCCAGGTCGGCCCGGACCACGTGGTGGTCGCCACCAGTCTCCTTGAGCGCGGCGACCAGGCTGTCCACCGCAGGCCCGTCACTCCGGTGGCAGGTGAGCACGTCGGCGCCGGCCTCGGCGGCGGCCAGGACGATGCCCCGGCCGATCCCCCGGGTGCCGCCGGTGACCAGTATCTTGCGGCCCTGCAGACCAAAGTCCATGCTGTTCTCCCTCTGTTAGACGCAACCGTCGACGTGGATGTTCTGACCGGTGACATAAGCGGAAGCGGGGCTGGCCAGAAAGACCGCCACCGCAGCCACCTCGGCGACGGAGCCGAGCCGGCCCAGGGCGTTGAACCGGGCGAAGATCGCCCGCTGCCGGGCGGCCTCCTCGGGGCCGAGCGCGTCCAGTGCCTCGGTGTCGATCCGGCCGGGTGAGATGACGTTGACCCGGATCGCCTCGCGCCCGAGTTCGCGGGCCAGCGAGCGGGTGTAGCCGACGATCGCCGCCTTGGCGGCGGTGTAGTGCACACCGCCCGCCATCCCGACGAAGGTGACCGTCGAGCCGAAGTTGATGATCGAGGAGCCAGGCGGCATCAGACGCAGCGCGCCCTGGCTCAGCTGGTGCGTCGCGGTCAGGTTGCCGGCAATGGTGCCCGCCCACTCGTCTGATTCCAGGTCGGCGTACGGCCGGGGGCGGAAGGCGCCGGCGTTGTTCACCAGCACCTCCAGCCCGCCGAGCGTGGACGCGCACTCGTCGAGCAGGCGCCGCGCCTCCGCTGGCTGGCTGACGTCGGCGCGCACCACGTGGTGCCTGCCTGGCAGCTCGGCCAGCTCGGCGCGCAGCGAGACGGCGCTGTCGTCGTCGGCGCGATGACAGGTGACCACGTCGGCGCCGGCCCGGGCCATCGCCAGCACGATGCCCCGACCGATGCCCTTGGTGCCGCCGCTGACCAGTGCTCGCCGCCCGGCGAGCGCGCCCGCTGCGGTCACCGGGCTGCTCCGGCCCGGGCGGCGGCCTCCACCTTGTCCTTGATGAGGCGCATCTGCACGACCGTGTTGCGGTTGAGCCGCTCGGTCATCGCGGCGTCGTCGATCGGCGCGTCCGGTTTCATATGGAAGTCCTGCACCCAACGCATGCGCACGCCGGCATCGGTCTGCTGATACGTCCAGTTGATATGCATGAACTCGAAGACGCCGGTCTCGATCCGGTGCGCGTGGACCTCCAGGGTCCGGCGGTCCGCCGTCCGCTCCGACACCCAGCTCCACGACCGG
This genomic interval from Micromonospora sp. CCTCC AA 2012012 contains the following:
- a CDS encoding antibiotic biosynthesis monooxygenase family protein, with the translated sequence MAGERFRVMLRMQIKSGLETEFERVWREVGDSVTTHPANLGQWLSRSLDEEGIYYIVSDWVNEPLFREFETSDRHLEHRTKLHPYRSGGSMTTMHVVAHLPAGTGASR
- a CDS encoding SDR family NAD(P)-dependent oxidoreductase; the protein is MDFGLQGRKILVTGGTRGIGRGIVLAAAEAGADVLTCHRSDGPAVDSLVAALKETGGDHHVVRADLAEVTEVDRLADEARERFGRLDGVVNNAGVISHIPYADLAVEEWHRVLDTNLTAAFRVVQQCLPLLGERGSIVNIGSRGAAAGIPLRAHYTAAKSAMIGLSRSLAKEYGARGLRINVLAPGVIETEAMDAMPPERAQGLRDMYSGKTALARLGTVPEVAAVALFLLSDLSSYITGETLNVDGGI
- a CDS encoding SDR family NAD(P)-dependent oxidoreductase translates to MTAAGALAGRRALVSGGTKGIGRGIVLAMARAGADVVTCHRADDDSAVSLRAELAELPGRHHVVRADVSQPAEARRLLDECASTLGGLEVLVNNAGAFRPRPYADLESDEWAGTIAGNLTATHQLSQGALRLMPPGSSIINFGSTVTFVGMAGGVHYTAAKAAIVGYTRSLARELGREAIRVNVISPGRIDTEALDALGPEEAARQRAIFARFNALGRLGSVAEVAAVAVFLASPASAYVTGQNIHVDGCV
- a CDS encoding SRPBCC family protein, giving the protein MNGHTDNAIVIDAPLDLVWEMTNDVANWPHLFSEYASAEILTRNGPTVRFRLTLHPDEQGRSWSWVSERTADRRTLEVHAHRIETGVFEFMHINWTYQQTDAGVRMRWVQDFHMKPDAPIDDAAMTERLNRNTVVQMRLIKDKVEAAARAGAAR